A genomic segment from Ruficoccus amylovorans encodes:
- a CDS encoding aminotransferase class IV translates to MTVYYYRDRFIESGREVVPVEERAFNYGDGIYEVVRFEAGHGVGLTEHLERLRNSAEAIRLRLPHPLEKIREIVVEAASRVGAGAVDVYFQISRGEAPRSHAFPDAEPVLALFARPGKTYTDEFRRAGVGAITVPDERWANCWIKSLNLLPNVLAKQAAVEAGAYEAVFVRDGFVTEASASNVFGLHGDVFYTAPAEREILNGITRRFVIAAIRDLGYTLKEERMSAAFFEQEVEAAFVTSTTMDMMPLNSVNRRKLPPPPADSPLWAVLNRMRELSRSGVAVA, encoded by the coding sequence ATGACCGTCTATTATTATCGGGACAGGTTTATCGAGTCGGGCCGGGAGGTGGTCCCGGTCGAGGAACGCGCTTTCAACTACGGCGACGGCATTTACGAGGTCGTGCGCTTCGAGGCTGGTCACGGTGTCGGGTTGACCGAGCACCTGGAGCGCCTGCGAAATAGCGCCGAGGCCATCCGCCTGCGTCTGCCGCATCCCTTGGAAAAAATCCGCGAGATCGTGGTCGAGGCGGCTTCCCGGGTCGGGGCCGGGGCGGTCGATGTGTATTTCCAGATCAGCCGAGGGGAAGCGCCGCGTTCGCACGCCTTTCCTGACGCCGAGCCGGTGCTCGCGCTTTTCGCCCGTCCGGGCAAGACCTACACGGACGAGTTCCGCCGGGCTGGGGTGGGGGCGATCACCGTTCCCGATGAGCGCTGGGCAAACTGCTGGATCAAATCCCTTAACCTGCTCCCCAACGTCCTGGCCAAGCAGGCGGCGGTTGAGGCTGGGGCCTACGAGGCGGTCTTCGTCCGCGACGGCTTCGTGACCGAAGCCTCCGCCAGCAACGTCTTCGGCCTGCACGGCGATGTCTTTTATACCGCCCCGGCGGAGCGGGAGATTTTGAACGGGATCACGCGCCGTTTCGTGATCGCTGCGATCCGCGACCTCGGCTACACCTTAAAAGAGGAGCGCATGAGCGCCGCGTTTTTCGAGCAGGAGGTAGAGGCGGCCTTTGTCACCAGCACGACGATGGACATGATGCCGCTCAACTCCGTCAACCGTCGGAAGCTCCCGCCGCCGCCTGCCGACTCGCCCCTGTGGGCCGTGCTCAACCGGATGCGCGAACTCAGCCGCTCCGGGGTAGCGGTTGCATGA
- a CDS encoding 2-dehydropantoate 2-reductase — MLPEKPRVAIVGAGAIGGYYGCMLARYGCDVHFLLRSDYDTVMERGFLIRRPEESFTIHPVQGYQKSKDIGPCDLVVVAVKATANRHMQKLVAPLVDGHTLVLSLQNGMGNAEALAEFIPAVQIMAGLCFVCLNRVEPGVIENYMPGRIFIGEFMGSYRERTIEVVNLFERAGVEAYFSRSLNESLWRKLIWNIPFNGLSIAAGGVTTAEIMASEHLTKLAYLLMKEVQAAARAHGQIIPDDFLDFQIEETRKMDAYKPSSMLDFVAGREVEVEAIFGEPLRRGQSKNVVMPRLETLYYLLKGLCPSSEAHPKRKKKA, encoded by the coding sequence ATGTTACCGGAAAAACCCAGAGTGGCCATTGTCGGAGCCGGGGCGATCGGCGGCTATTACGGCTGCATGCTCGCCCGCTACGGCTGCGACGTGCATTTCCTCCTGCGCAGTGACTACGACACGGTGATGGAGCGCGGCTTCCTCATCCGCCGCCCGGAGGAGAGCTTCACCATCCACCCCGTCCAGGGCTATCAAAAGTCGAAGGACATCGGCCCGTGCGACCTCGTTGTCGTCGCGGTCAAGGCCACCGCCAACCGCCACATGCAGAAGCTGGTCGCCCCGCTGGTGGACGGGCACACGCTCGTACTTAGCCTCCAGAACGGCATGGGCAACGCCGAAGCGCTGGCCGAGTTCATCCCGGCCGTGCAGATCATGGCCGGGCTGTGCTTTGTCTGCCTCAACCGCGTGGAGCCGGGCGTGATCGAGAACTACATGCCGGGCCGGATTTTCATCGGGGAGTTCATGGGCAGCTACCGCGAGCGCACCATCGAGGTGGTCAACCTCTTCGAGCGCGCCGGGGTCGAGGCGTACTTCTCGCGTTCGCTCAACGAGTCTCTCTGGCGCAAGCTGATCTGGAATATCCCCTTCAACGGCCTTTCCATCGCCGCCGGGGGCGTCACCACCGCCGAGATCATGGCCAGCGAGCACCTGACCAAGCTCGCCTATCTGTTGATGAAGGAGGTGCAGGCCGCCGCCCGCGCCCACGGGCAGATCATTCCGGACGATTTTCTGGACTTCCAGATCGAGGAGACGCGAAAGATGGACGCTTACAAGCCCTCCAGCATGCTCGACTTTGTGGCCGGACGCGAAGTCGAGGTCGAGGCCATCTTTGGCGAACCCCTGCGCCGGGGCCAGTCGAAGAATGTTGTCATGCCGCGCCTGGAGACCTTGTATTACCTGCTCAAAGGGCTCTGCCCCTCCTCCGAGGCGCACCCCAAGCGTAAAAAGAAAGCCTGA
- the panC gene encoding pantoate--beta-alanine ligase, whose amino-acid sequence MQVIESPQEMQSWAIRMRGKGKLLALVPTMGALHEGHLSLIDAARQRADLTVVSIFVNPTQFGPNEDYGKYPRQLEADIAACEAHGADIVFAPKREEIFPADYSTYVNEEFVSKHLCGLTRPGHFRGVTTVVTILFNLCRPDVAIFGQKDAQQAAILKKMARDLFMPVEIVAAPIVREESGLALSSRNRYLEPSRLAEAAKIQQALKAGQDLVKGGSTSVDRVKAEVTHLLAQSRLIRIIYIEIVDRETMHPVREITPGKSLLAVAVWLEETRLIDNVEL is encoded by the coding sequence ATGCAGGTTATTGAATCTCCTCAGGAAATGCAGTCGTGGGCCATCCGTATGCGCGGCAAGGGCAAACTGCTCGCCCTGGTGCCGACCATGGGGGCGCTCCACGAAGGGCACCTCTCACTCATCGACGCCGCCCGCCAACGCGCCGACCTGACCGTGGTCTCCATTTTTGTCAACCCGACGCAGTTCGGCCCCAACGAGGACTACGGCAAATATCCCCGCCAGTTGGAGGCCGACATCGCCGCCTGCGAAGCCCACGGAGCGGACATTGTTTTTGCCCCAAAGCGGGAGGAGATTTTCCCGGCCGACTACTCGACCTACGTGAACGAGGAGTTTGTCAGCAAGCACCTCTGCGGCCTGACCCGGCCCGGGCACTTCCGGGGCGTGACCACCGTCGTGACGATTCTTTTCAACCTCTGCCGCCCGGACGTGGCCATTTTCGGGCAAAAGGACGCTCAGCAGGCCGCCATTTTGAAAAAAATGGCCCGCGACCTGTTCATGCCGGTCGAAATCGTGGCCGCACCCATCGTGCGCGAGGAAAGCGGCCTGGCGCTGAGTTCGCGCAACCGCTACCTGGAACCCTCCCGACTGGCCGAGGCGGCCAAGATCCAGCAGGCCCTCAAGGCCGGGCAGGATCTGGTCAAGGGCGGCAGCACGAGCGTTGACCGCGTCAAGGCCGAGGTCACCCACCTGCTCGCCCAGAGCCGCCTGATCCGCATCATCTACATCGAGATCGTGGACCGAGAAACCATGCACCCGGTGCGCGAAATCACCCCCGGCAAGAGCCTGCTCGCCGTCGCCGTCTGGCTGGAGGAAACCCGCCTCATCGACAACGTCGAGCTGTAG
- a CDS encoding mechanosensitive ion channel family protein: protein MDWLYEEIWGNELWRYLLVLALIGLAVFVGMVVKFFLKRWSAREEVSGHAIMASGLMAIAESSIFLCFSIGQNLAFDLTPFPEGVDSFQEVASDLITLMAITRLAWQLIRIPEAWMRVIASRDGSTLNSMIAPMVRNSLRAVVVVLALLQGIQIISNQDFTTILAGLGVGAAALALASQQSVSNFFGAIVLFVNRPFDMGDRIVYAGSDGTVEEVGIMCTKQRSLEGHLVTIPNGKLSGDVIRNISKRPNLRQIHNFTITYDTPPAKIRRAVEIVQELLDNHEGMHESLPPKVFFNEMKADSLNIFCIFWYHPVDWWAFNAFNQSLLLSVFERFAEEGIDFAFPSQTVYLAGDKRRPLQVDDINLKGLPPEVQEMMKKDDGATPST from the coding sequence ATGGATTGGTTATACGAAGAAATCTGGGGCAACGAGCTTTGGCGGTACCTGTTGGTGCTGGCGTTGATCGGCCTGGCGGTTTTCGTCGGGATGGTAGTCAAGTTTTTCCTCAAGCGCTGGTCGGCGCGGGAGGAGGTGAGCGGTCACGCCATCATGGCTTCGGGGTTGATGGCTATTGCCGAGTCGAGTATTTTCCTGTGCTTCAGTATCGGGCAAAACCTGGCCTTCGACCTGACGCCGTTTCCCGAGGGGGTGGATAGTTTTCAGGAGGTCGCCAGTGACCTGATCACCTTGATGGCTATCACCCGGCTGGCCTGGCAGCTCATTCGGATTCCAGAGGCGTGGATGCGAGTCATTGCCAGCCGAGACGGCTCCACGCTCAACTCCATGATCGCGCCGATGGTGCGCAACAGCCTGCGGGCGGTGGTCGTGGTGCTGGCGCTGTTGCAAGGCATCCAGATCATCAGCAACCAGGACTTTACCACCATCCTGGCCGGGCTGGGCGTGGGGGCGGCGGCGCTCGCCTTGGCCTCGCAGCAGAGTGTATCGAACTTTTTCGGAGCCATCGTGCTGTTTGTGAACCGGCCCTTCGATATGGGCGACCGCATCGTCTATGCCGGCTCGGACGGTACGGTCGAGGAGGTCGGGATCATGTGCACCAAGCAGCGTTCGCTGGAGGGGCACCTGGTCACGATCCCCAACGGCAAGCTCTCCGGCGACGTCATTCGTAACATCAGCAAGCGGCCCAACCTGCGCCAGATCCACAACTTTACCATCACCTACGACACCCCGCCGGCCAAAATCCGCCGGGCAGTGGAGATCGTACAGGAGTTGCTGGATAACCACGAAGGCATGCACGAAAGCCTCCCGCCGAAGGTCTTCTTCAATGAAATGAAGGCCGACAGCCTGAACATCTTCTGCATCTTCTGGTATCACCCGGTGGACTGGTGGGCGTTTAACGCCTTTAACCAGAGCCTCCTGCTCTCGGTCTTCGAGCGCTTTGCTGAGGAGGGAATCGACTTCGCCTTCCCGAGTCAGACGGTTTATCTCGCCGGGGACAAGCGCCGCCCGCTTCAGGTGGACGACATCAACCTCAAGGGGCTGCCGCCGGAGGTTCAGGAAATGATGAAAAAGGACGACGGCGCGACCCCTTCGACCTGA
- the nadB gene encoding L-aspartate oxidase, protein MKNYDVIVVGSGIAGLSFALKVAAAGRRVAIITKKNSAESSTNHAQGGIAAVTSQTDDFELHVADTLTAGDGLCREDVVREVVSAGPARIDELKRIGVEFTSLEDGRISLHREGGHSKRRILHVKDLTGAAIEEALLHAIAQDANIDMLEHHFAIDLITRGKLQLEGPDAVLGLYALDVQTGSVRTFCAPVILLATGGVGQVYQFTTNPAIATGDGIAIAYRAGVEVRNMEFIQFHPTALYTRSKDRFLISEAVRGEGAILRNSAGEAFMKRYDERGDLAPRDIVARAIDSEMKRSGDEHVWLDITHQDEASIRDRFPSIYEGCKKVGIDMAHEMIPVVPACHYMCGGITTALDGTTGLDGLLACGEVACTGLHGANRLASNSLLEACVLAHNGAETALKYLETHANGNHEMPLWRDGDVRDPDERVVLHHNWDELRRTMWDYVAIVRTDKRLQRARTRIQNLQREITEYYWNFKVEPELLELRNLIQVAELIVDCALQRRESRGLHFTLDHREKLEVAQDSVVRRFRG, encoded by the coding sequence GTGAAAAACTACGATGTCATCGTGGTCGGCAGCGGGATTGCCGGCCTGAGTTTCGCCCTGAAGGTGGCGGCGGCCGGAAGGCGCGTCGCCATCATCACCAAGAAGAACAGCGCGGAGTCCAGCACGAACCACGCGCAGGGAGGGATCGCCGCGGTGACTTCGCAGACGGACGACTTCGAGCTGCACGTGGCCGACACCCTGACCGCCGGGGACGGCCTTTGCCGCGAGGACGTGGTGCGCGAGGTGGTCAGCGCCGGGCCGGCCCGGATTGACGAGTTGAAGCGCATCGGCGTCGAGTTCACCAGCCTGGAGGACGGGCGGATTTCGCTGCACCGCGAGGGCGGGCACTCCAAGCGCCGCATCCTCCACGTCAAGGATCTGACCGGGGCGGCCATCGAGGAGGCGCTCCTGCACGCCATCGCCCAGGATGCCAACATCGACATGCTGGAGCACCACTTCGCCATCGACCTCATCACCCGGGGCAAGCTCCAGCTCGAAGGCCCCGACGCCGTGCTCGGCCTTTACGCGCTGGATGTGCAGACGGGCAGCGTGCGGACTTTTTGCGCGCCAGTCATTCTTTTGGCCACCGGCGGGGTGGGGCAGGTTTACCAATTCACGACCAACCCCGCCATTGCCACCGGCGACGGCATCGCCATCGCCTACCGGGCGGGCGTCGAGGTGCGCAATATGGAGTTCATCCAGTTTCACCCGACCGCGCTCTACACCCGCAGCAAGGACCGTTTTCTTATCTCGGAGGCCGTCCGGGGCGAGGGGGCGATTTTGCGCAACTCCGCGGGCGAAGCCTTTATGAAGCGCTACGACGAGCGCGGCGACCTGGCTCCGCGCGACATTGTGGCCCGCGCCATCGACTCGGAGATGAAGCGCTCCGGCGACGAGCATGTCTGGCTCGACATCACGCACCAGGACGAGGCTTCCATCCGCGACCGCTTTCCCTCCATCTATGAGGGCTGCAAAAAAGTCGGCATCGACATGGCCCACGAAATGATCCCCGTGGTTCCGGCCTGCCACTACATGTGCGGGGGGATTACGACCGCGCTTGACGGCACGACCGGGCTTGACGGCCTGCTGGCCTGCGGCGAAGTCGCCTGCACCGGCCTGCACGGGGCCAACCGCCTCGCGAGTAACTCCCTGCTTGAGGCCTGCGTGCTCGCTCACAACGGTGCCGAGACCGCGCTCAAGTATCTCGAAACCCACGCCAACGGCAACCACGAGATGCCGCTGTGGCGCGACGGGGACGTGCGCGACCCGGACGAGCGCGTCGTGCTGCACCACAACTGGGACGAACTGCGACGCACGATGTGGGACTACGTGGCCATCGTGCGCACGGACAAGCGTCTCCAGCGTGCCCGCACGCGTATCCAGAACCTCCAGCGCGAGATCACCGAGTATTACTGGAATTTCAAGGTCGAGCCCGAGCTGCTCGAACTGCGCAACCTCATCCAGGTGGCCGAGTTGATCGTGGACTGCGCGCTCCAGCGACGCGAAAGCCGGGGGCTGCACTTCACCCTCGATCACCGGGAAAAACTCGAGGTCGCTCAGGACAGCGTCGTCCGGCGTTTCCGGGGCTAG
- the trpA gene encoding tryptophan synthase subunit alpha, giving the protein MDRIADAFSRAKAEERTLFVSYLCAGDPDPDTSFEACRTLIENGVGLIELGIPFSDPLADGKTNQHAAERALAAGMDHAKCLELVRRIREISQVPIIFYTYYNLVYAHGEADYVAMAKAAGVDGMLVLDLPPEEATTWMKTCREAGMKTVFIIAPTTPPERVETIANAATGFLYYVSQLGVTGVRATLAGDMREKVEEIRRHTDLPVVVGFGISKPEHVRAVGAVADGAVVGSALVNCLAANTDNPAAALKALAETARELVTGC; this is encoded by the coding sequence ATGGACCGTATCGCCGACGCCTTTTCCCGTGCCAAAGCTGAGGAGCGCACGCTCTTCGTTTCCTACCTGTGCGCGGGCGATCCCGACCCGGACACTTCCTTTGAGGCGTGTCGCACGCTGATCGAGAACGGCGTCGGTCTGATCGAGCTGGGAATCCCGTTCTCGGACCCGCTGGCCGACGGCAAAACCAACCAGCACGCCGCCGAGCGGGCGCTGGCCGCCGGGATGGATCACGCCAAGTGCCTGGAACTCGTGCGCCGTATCCGCGAAATCAGTCAGGTGCCGATCATTTTCTACACCTACTACAACCTCGTTTACGCCCACGGCGAAGCCGACTACGTGGCAATGGCCAAGGCCGCCGGGGTGGACGGCATGCTCGTGCTCGACCTGCCTCCCGAGGAGGCCACCACGTGGATGAAAACCTGCCGCGAGGCCGGGATGAAGACCGTTTTCATCATCGCTCCGACCACGCCGCCCGAGCGCGTGGAGACCATCGCCAACGCCGCCACGGGCTTCCTCTACTACGTCTCGCAGCTCGGCGTGACCGGCGTTCGCGCCACGCTGGCCGGGGACATGCGCGAAAAGGTGGAGGAAATCCGCCGCCACACGGACCTGCCGGTGGTGGTCGGCTTTGGCATCTCCAAGCCTGAGCACGTCCGCGCCGTGGGCGCAGTCGCCGACGGGGCCGTCGTCGGCAGCGCGTTGGTCAACTGCCTTGCCGCCAACACCGATAACCCCGCCGCCGCCCTCAAAGCCCTCGCCGAAACCGCCCGCGAGCTCGTCACGGGTTGCTAG
- a CDS encoding 3-deoxy-D-manno-octulosonic acid transferase: MIWFYRLLFLPALLIALPYYWWRMYKRGGYRHDFHHRFGLIDRPPAKRPGTKRIWIQAVSVGEIRALTPLVDALHELPGVEVIVTTTTSTGYKILREEFSPKVLKVGIFPLDFFPFSRNSWRRLEPDLAILMEAELWPEHLYQAHLRGVPVLLINGRMSDRSFQRYKKFPAVSRRLMGRLAGLLAATPNDGQRFLALGTDPATTAVTGSMKLDVEVKPVLSPEEIAALHHEMGFTAPEASQPIPLVLLGSSTWPGEEALLLDILNDALAAGIDTRLLIIPRHAERRGEIIELLNKQPLPWHLRTRSKQAPGPVKIYVADTTGEMLRLSQAGTLAFIGKSVPPNDGGQTPVEAAALGLPLVYGPGMSNFRHICRQLEEAGAALRQPDAPAVKATLLELMRDPARREKMSAAGRAWHAANQGATARIVERVRQEIGK, from the coding sequence ATGATTTGGTTCTACCGGCTGCTCTTCCTGCCCGCGCTGCTGATCGCGCTTCCGTACTACTGGTGGCGGATGTACAAGCGCGGCGGCTACCGCCATGACTTTCACCACCGCTTCGGGCTGATCGACCGGCCCCCGGCCAAGCGCCCCGGCACCAAACGCATTTGGATCCAGGCCGTCAGTGTGGGAGAAATCCGCGCCCTCACTCCGCTGGTGGACGCGCTGCACGAGCTTCCCGGCGTAGAGGTCATCGTCACCACCACCACCAGCACCGGTTACAAGATCCTGCGCGAGGAGTTCAGCCCGAAGGTGCTCAAGGTCGGGATTTTCCCGCTGGATTTTTTCCCCTTCAGCCGCAACTCCTGGCGGCGGCTGGAGCCGGACCTGGCCATCCTGATGGAGGCCGAACTGTGGCCCGAGCACCTTTACCAGGCCCATTTGCGGGGCGTCCCCGTCCTGCTTATCAACGGGCGCATGTCCGACCGCTCCTTCCAGCGGTATAAAAAGTTCCCCGCCGTCAGCCGTCGCCTGATGGGCCGCCTCGCCGGGCTCCTCGCCGCCACCCCCAATGATGGCCAGCGCTTCCTCGCACTGGGGACCGACCCTGCCACGACCGCCGTCACCGGCAGCATGAAGCTCGATGTCGAGGTCAAGCCCGTGCTCAGCCCGGAGGAAATCGCCGCCCTGCACCACGAAATGGGCTTCACCGCCCCCGAAGCCAGCCAACCGATTCCGCTCGTGCTACTGGGCTCCAGCACCTGGCCGGGCGAGGAAGCCCTCCTGCTCGACATCCTCAACGACGCCCTTGCCGCCGGGATCGACACGCGGCTGCTGATTATCCCCCGCCACGCTGAGCGCCGGGGCGAGATCATCGAACTTTTAAACAAGCAGCCGCTCCCCTGGCACCTGCGTACCCGCTCGAAGCAGGCCCCCGGCCCGGTCAAAATCTACGTCGCCGACACCACCGGCGAAATGCTCCGTCTCAGCCAGGCCGGAACGCTGGCCTTCATCGGCAAGAGCGTCCCGCCCAACGACGGGGGCCAAACCCCCGTCGAAGCCGCTGCCCTCGGCCTGCCGCTGGTTTACGGGCCGGGGATGAGTAACTTCCGCCACATCTGCCGTCAGCTGGAAGAGGCCGGGGCCGCCCTGCGCCAGCCCGACGCTCCCGCCGTCAAGGCCACCCTGCTCGAACTCATGCGCGACCCCGCCCGGCGCGAAAAAATGTCCGCCGCCGGACGCGCCTGGCACGCCGCCAACCAGGGCGCAACTGCCCGTATCGTCGAACGCGTCCGCCAGGAAATCGGCAAGTAG